DNA from Chloracidobacterium sp.:
TCGAAGTCTGAGCGAGACGAATTGAGTAGTTCAAAAGGTGTCAAAGAGCGAACCAAGACCGCTCTCGAGTTTATGGACGTAAGGCTAAAGAACGCCGAGCTTGCGAATTCGCGAGGCGACCTTGATACTGCTTTTGCCGAACTAGGTGCCTTTCATGCCCTGATGGACGACACGCTGTCGTTTCTCGGTTCGAACGATAAATTCAAGGGAAGGGTTCTGGACAATTTCAAGCGGTTCGAGATCGGCCTTCGCCGGTTCACACCGCGTCTGGAGTTGGTCAGACGCGAATTGCCCCTGACCCATGAATTCTATGTTAGGAGCCTTCTAAAGCAGCTGCGTGACGCTCGGACCAAAGCGACAGAACCGCTCTTCGGCGAAACCGTACTTCGCGACGGTTAGAATGGCAGATCAAATGATACAGATTCGTAACATCCGGCACTTGGTTTTCATGTGGCTTTTGTGCAGCCTCGTTGTGATCATTTCGGTCGACAGTGCGGTTGGCCAGCGGCGCGATTACATGACCGAGGCAGAGATCGAGCTTGTTCGCGAGAACCAGGATATCGATCTCAGGATCGATGTGTTGGTAAAAATGATCGATCGCCGCTTTAGCTTACTCGGGATCAACTCCGGCGGTGATGAGGTCAAGAAAAAGGATGCGGACAAATGGGGCGAGCCACCAACTGGCTCCAGTTTAGAGCTCTTTTTTGATATTCGCCGGTTATTGGAAAAGGCCATAGATGACATCGACGTTATTGCCGCTCGCAACAATGACGCGTTAAAACAGAACAAGACCGAAGGTGACTTGTTCCCGAAAGCCGTTAGAAAGCTCGAAGCAGCCGCCCGGCGTTTTCTCCCGTTACTCAGTGTCGCTTCGGACAAAGCACGAGACGAAAAAGAACGTGCCCACATCCTGAATTCAATGCAATATTGCGAGCAGATAATTGAGGCCGCTGCTACGCTCCCCGCTCCCGTGAAAAGAACAAAGAGTTAGGTCTGTCAGGCCTCGATAGTCGGATTCCCGCCAGATCAGGTTCTCGAATCTGTCGCATTAATATCCATGATGTTGTGACAATTGACGCTATCCGCTTGAGCGTGATAGCGTCCTCATTTACAGTTACCCATATATGTCAGACGAAAACTTGAAAAAGACGCCGCTTAACAGCGTTCATCGCGAACTCGGCGGGAAAATGGTCGACTTTGGCGGTTGGGATATGCCCGTCCAATATAAGGCGGGTGTGATCGAGGAACACATGGCGACGCGGACCCGAGCCGGCCTCTTTGATGTTTCTCACATGGGCGAGATCTGGGTTGATGGTCGGGATGCAATATCGTTCGTAAATCGCATTACGACAAATGATGTCGCGAAGCTGATCGATGGACAGGCGCATTATTCTGCGTTGACCAACGAAAAAGGCGGCGTTGTTGACGACTTGCTCGTATACCGATTTAGCGGCGAACGATTGTTGTTGGTCGTCAACGCCGGCACCACTGAAAAAGATTGGGCGTGGATCACAGACCAGAAGAAAGACGACAGTGTTGAATTGAAAAACGCTTCGTCAGAATATTGTCAGATCGCGATACAAGGGCCGAAAGCGATAGCGATCCTTCAACAGCTCACCCAGACCGAACTCGAAGCGATCAAATATTATCATTTTGCCGAAGGCAAGGTCGACGGCGTTGATTCGATCATCTCTCGGACCGGTTACACAGGCGAGGATGGATTCGAGGTGTATGCGGCAGCCGAATTTGCGGTTCGGTTGTGGAACAAATTGCTTGCGACCGGCGAGCCGTTCGGCATACTTCCCTGCGGTCTCGCGGCACGAAACACTCTAAGGTTGGAATCGGCGATGTCGTTATATGGCCACGAACTCGGAGACGACATCTCTCCGCTTGAAGCTAACCTCGGCTGGATCACGAAATTGGATAAAGGCGCTTTCATCGGCAGCGATGTTCTCAAGGAACAAAAGGCGGCCGGGATCAAGCGCAAACTGGCCGGTTTCGAGATGACCGAGCCCGGCATCGGGCGCGACGGGTTTGATATATACATTGGCGAGGAAAAGGTTGGTGTCGTCACCTCAGGTTCGCCTGCCCCGTTCCTTAAGAAGAACATCGGCCTTGCTTTCCTGCCCCTTGAATTTGCAAATGTCGGGCAAGAACTTAAAATCGATATCAGAGGAAAGAAAACTAGTGCCCGAGTCGTGCCGACGCCGTTCTATAAGCGTCAAAAATAGCCCCGATCTTTGTTCGAATTTTACGTGATCGCTTAAAAAATATGTCAAATATCCCCGAAAGTTTACGTTACAGCAAAGACCATGAATGGGTCTCGGTCGAAGGCGATGTTGCAAGCATCGGTATCACAGATTATGCGCAGGCATCATTGGGCGATGTGGTTTACGTCGACCTCCCGCGTGTCGGCGATAAGTTCGCAACGCACGAGGCCTTCGGGTCGGTAGAATCGGTCAAGGCGGTGTCCGAGATCTTCACGCCGATCGCCGGCGAGGTCGTTGAAGTGAACGATTCGCTTAACGACACCCCGGAAAAGGTAAATGGCGACCCTTACGGCGAAGCCTGGTTCATCAAGGTCAAGATGGACAATGCAGGTGAGGCTGACGGACTTCTATCAGCTGAAGAATACGAAGAATATTTGTCGAGCCAGGGCTAGATCTCAGATCGATCCGGGATCGCCTTACATGATTAGTTCCAACTGATCAGATCAGATCGAAGCAGCCGGCTCGACGATCGAAGCCGCAACGCATAGCTGAAAACTTAATGAGATATATTCCAAACTCGCCCGAAGAAAGGGCGGAAATGCAGGCACAACTCGGGATAGCAGATGCTAACGATCTGTTTCGCTCTATCCCTTCTGACGTTCGACTTGACCGCAACCTGAAGATCACCGATCCGCTTGCAGAACCTGAGGTCATCGCTGCGATGGAAGAAATGGCTGCGAAGAACACAGGCGCCACCAAGCCATCGTTTCTTGGTGCCGGCACCTATTCTCATTATTCGCCGACTATCGTAGATCATCTGATCCAGCGATCGGAGTTCTTCACATCCTACACGCCGTATCAGCCCGAGATATCGCAAGGAACTCTTCAGTACATCTTTGAATTTCAAACTCTGATCTGCCAATTGACGGGGATGGAGGTTGCCAACGCATCAATGTACGATGGTTCGACCGCGATGGCCGAGGCTTACGTGATGGCGCAGCGCGTCACCAAACGCGACAAGATCGTCGTTGCAACATCAGTTCACCCAGAATATCGCGAGGTCGCTAGCACCTACACGCAGCATGGCGATACGAGTATCGTCGAGGCACCCTTTGATAGTTCGACCGGACGATTCACAGATACATCGGCTCTTGATGATAAGACCGCCGCACTTGTGGTCCAATCGCCCAATTTCTTCGGCTGTGTCGAAGACCTCGCTTCGTTGGCCGACGCTGCTCATGCGGTCGGGGCCTTGTTTGTGGTCGTTGTCACAGAGGCCATCTCGTTCGGAATGCTCAAGTCGCCGGGAAGCTGCGGTGCAGACATTGTCGTCGGCGAAGGACAGAGCTTTGGGATACCGATGAGCTTTGGCGGCCCGCACGTCGGCCTGTTTGCAACGCAGGATAAATTTGTACGCCAAATGCCCGGACGTCTTTGTGGTGTCGCATACGACAAGAATGGCAATCGCGGCTTCGTGCTGACGCTTTCCACACGCGAGCAGCATATACGCCGTGAGAAGGCGACGTCTAACATCTGCACCAACCAAGGCCTGATCGCTCTTGCCGCGACCATTTATATGGAAGCGATGGGTAAGAAAGGCCTGCAGGAAGTTGCCGAACAGAACGCGCAAAAAGCCGCGTATGCAAGAAAGAAGATCGCCGAGATCGATGGCTATGATATCGCTTTCTCGGCACCGACTTTCAATGAGTTTGTTGTACGCGGACCGAAACCCGCGGCCGAGTTGTTGGGATCGATCCGTCAGAATGGCATTATCGGCGGGCTCGCCCTCTCAAAGTATTACACAGGCCACGAGAACGACTTTCTCGTTTGTGTCACCGAAACCAGCAAGCGCGAACAGATCGATCGATTTGTCGCGTTGCTCTCGTAGGTTTTATTGATGACATAACTGGTGCAGAAGCCCGGTTTTCGTTCTGGTTGTTCAAGGGCAATGCTTTTTGGAACTTTCGAGATCGCAATTTGTTTGGGCGTTGTTTTGCTCGCGGCGCTGATGGCCGCTCTTGGGTTGGGAGCACAAAACATTTTGATCTGGTGGACGGGCCTCAGGCCACGATGTCCAAAATGCCTCTCAACCGTAAATCCCGAGGCCTATATTTGCTGGTCGTGCAAAGCGGAGTTGGAGCAGGCATATGTCGATCATCACGAACTTTCCTGACATCGATCGACGTCGCTTTTTGAGATCGGCAGGAAAGGGCCTGGGCCTTATGGCCTTGTCTTCAACCGCAGTTGCATCGCTCTTTGAAAACATCAAGGCAGCCGGAAAGGCGGTCGACCATCTTTCGCCGCTTGAAGCCGCGATGAACGAGGATTATTGGGCGAACATTCAGCAAGCTTTTTCTGTCACTCGCGGGATCATTAACCTGAATAACGGCGGCGTAAGCCCGAGTCCGCGAATCGTAACAGAGGCATTTGTTCGCTACACCTGGCAGCAGGAGGACGCAACCGCCTATACGATGTGGCAGATCCTCGAACCACAGTCTGAAACGATCCGGACCGGCCTTGCCGAAATGTTCGGCTGCGACGCCGAAGAGATCGCGATCACGCGTAATGCTTCCGAATCCCTTGAGATCTTGTTGATGGGACTCGATCTCAGATCGGGAGATGAGATCTTGACCACGACTCAGGATTATCCGCGAATGATCACGACGCTCAGACAGCGTGAACTTCGCGAAGGCCTGAAACTGAATCTGATCAAGATACCGTTAGCCCCGAAGAACGTTGACGACATCGCATCGGCGTTCGAACGTGCGATAACGCCGCGAACCAAACTCATCCTGGTTTCTCATCAAATAAATCTGACCGGCCAGATCGTCCCCGTTCGCAAGGTGTGCGAGATGGCTAGATCTAAAGGCATCGAGACGATCGTTGACGGTGCTCATTCGTTCGCTCAGTTCGATTTTAAACGAGACGATCTCGGCTGTGATTATTACGGCACGTCGCTTCACAAGTGGCTTTATGCTCCCAAGGGAACTGGATTGCTGTATGTCAAGAAGGATAAGATCGCCAAGGTGTGGGCGTTGATGGCGAGCGAGGACAAGAACCGCAGCGACATTCGCAAGTTTGAAGAGATCGGAACTCATTCGGCGGCGATGCGATTGGCGATCGGCGAAGCGATCTTGTTTCACAATGCGATCGGAGGCAAACGAAAGGAAGAGCGGCTTCGTTATTTGTCGCGATATTGGATGAACCGTTTGAAGGATGTTCCCGGGGTTGGTTTCAATACTTCGTTCGACCCCACACAATACTGCGCGATCGCAAATTTCAAGATCGACGGTGTCGACCCTGTGAAGCTGGGAAGTTATCTGATGTCGAAGCACAAGATATTTACCACGCCGATCGAACACGAAGAATTTTCCGGCATTAGGATCACCCCTAATGTTTATACGACCATCTGGGAACTCGACAGATTCTGCAGTTTGGTCGAAGAGGTCGCAAAAACCGGCCTGCCGAAGACATAATGGGACCTAGATTTGAAAAGTTATTCGAGGCTGGTTGGCGTCATGTCGATCCGAATGGTCACGTAGCGAACATGGTCTATCTCGAATATGCCGTCGATACGCGGATCGCCTTCTTTGCATCGCAGGGCTTCCCGCCCGGAGATTTTGGCCGGCTTGGGTTCGGGCCGGTGATCAAGAGCGATTTCGTCGAGTATTTCCGCGAAGTGAAAATGCTTGACAAGATCTCGGTCACAATGGAGAACGGCGGAGTCAGTCCGGATTCGTCGAGGTTCCGCGTAGTGAACAACTTTTATATGCATGACGGGACACACGCGGCCAGAGTTACGAGTGTTGGCGGTTGGCTCGGGTTGAAAGAGAGAAAACTGGTCGAGCCGCCTGAAAAGCTAAAGGACGCGTGGAATCAATTGGTCAAGACCGAGGATTTTGAAGAACTTAGATCGAGCATTAAACGATAGTATGTCAATTACGAAAGTCACACAGCATCCTACACAGAACGAGGGACTGATCTTTGAACGTTCGCAGACCGGACGCGTGGGTTATCGCCTCCCGAAGCTCGACGTCGAAAGCATCGAACTCGATTCGATAATCCCGGCTGCACTTCGGCGGAACGATGGGCTCGAAGGCGTCCCTGAGGTCTCAGAGGTCGACGTCATCCGCCATTTCACTCGGATCTCGACGTGGAACTACTCCATCGACCTCGGGTTGTATCCGCTCGGTTCTTGCACGATGAAGTACAATTCGCGGCTAAATGAGAAAACAGCCAGAATTCCCGGTTTCACAAATCTTCATCCGCTCGCACCGGAAGAAGAATCCCAGGGCGCACTTGAGCTAATCTATCGCCTTCAGGAAGACCTCGCTGAGATCACCGGCTTGCCTGGTGTTTCGCTGCAGCCGGCCGCCGGTGCACAGGGCGAAATGACAGGCGTGATGCTAATTCGTGCATTTCTGGACAAACGCGACGGCGAAGCCTCGCATGATCGCCGCGTGATCCTCGTGCCGGATTCGGCTCATGGAACAAATCCGGCATCGGCTGCTCTGGCCGGCTTTACGGTCAAGACGATCAATTCCACGGCCGAAGGCCTGACCGACATGCAGCACCTCCGCCAGCTTTGCGACGAAGGTGGAGTTGCAGGCTTGATGCTCACAAATCCGAACACGGTCGGCATTTTCGAACGCAACATAAAAGAGATCTGTGAAGTCATCCACAATGCAGGCGGCCTGGTCTATATGGACGGCGCGAATATGAACGCTCTCGTCGGCGTTGCGCGGCCGGGCGACATGGGCGTCGATGTTATACATCTTAATTTGCATAAGACCTTCTCAACTCCCCATGGTGGAGGCGGTCCCGGCTGCGGGCCGTGCTGCTGTACGGCTGAACTTGCTGAGTTCCTTCCGGTTCCGCGAATCGAAAAGACCGGCGATCGTTATCATCTGAACTATGATCTGCCGAATTCGATCGGGCGGGTAAAGGCTTTCTTTGGTAATTTCGGGATGATGGTTCGTGCCCTCTCATACATCTACACCCATGGTGCTGAAGGCCTTCGAGAGGCGACCGAGGCTGCCGTCCTGAATGCACGTTATCTGGCCGACAAGCTGAAAGATACGTTTCATAAGCCCTACGATTCCGATTGTATGCACGAGGTGATCTTCTCGCATAAGAATCAGACCGCCTCCGGCGTTCATACTCTCGATATCGCCAAACGGCTCATCGATTACGGTTTTCATCCCCCGACAATTTACTTCCCTCTTGTTGTTGAGGGCGCGATGCTCGTCGAGCCGACCGAATCAGTAGGCCGCGCAGATATGGATGCATTCATCGATGCGATGAAGAACATCGATCGTGAATCGCGTGAAGATCCGCAGTTGG
Protein-coding regions in this window:
- the gcvT gene encoding glycine cleavage system aminomethyltransferase GcvT, producing MSDENLKKTPLNSVHRELGGKMVDFGGWDMPVQYKAGVIEEHMATRTRAGLFDVSHMGEIWVDGRDAISFVNRITTNDVAKLIDGQAHYSALTNEKGGVVDDLLVYRFSGERLLLVVNAGTTEKDWAWITDQKKDDSVELKNASSEYCQIAIQGPKAIAILQQLTQTELEAIKYYHFAEGKVDGVDSIISRTGYTGEDGFEVYAAAEFAVRLWNKLLATGEPFGILPCGLAARNTLRLESAMSLYGHELGDDISPLEANLGWITKLDKGAFIGSDVLKEQKAAGIKRKLAGFEMTEPGIGRDGFDIYIGEEKVGVVTSGSPAPFLKKNIGLAFLPLEFANVGQELKIDIRGKKTSARVVPTPFYKRQK
- the gcvH gene encoding glycine cleavage system protein GcvH encodes the protein MSNIPESLRYSKDHEWVSVEGDVASIGITDYAQASLGDVVYVDLPRVGDKFATHEAFGSVESVKAVSEIFTPIAGEVVEVNDSLNDTPEKVNGDPYGEAWFIKVKMDNAGEADGLLSAEEYEEYLSSQG
- the gcvPA gene encoding aminomethyl-transferring glycine dehydrogenase subunit GcvPA, with protein sequence MRYIPNSPEERAEMQAQLGIADANDLFRSIPSDVRLDRNLKITDPLAEPEVIAAMEEMAAKNTGATKPSFLGAGTYSHYSPTIVDHLIQRSEFFTSYTPYQPEISQGTLQYIFEFQTLICQLTGMEVANASMYDGSTAMAEAYVMAQRVTKRDKIVVATSVHPEYREVASTYTQHGDTSIVEAPFDSSTGRFTDTSALDDKTAALVVQSPNFFGCVEDLASLADAAHAVGALFVVVVTEAISFGMLKSPGSCGADIVVGEGQSFGIPMSFGGPHVGLFATQDKFVRQMPGRLCGVAYDKNGNRGFVLTLSTREQHIRREKATSNICTNQGLIALAATIYMEAMGKKGLQEVAEQNAQKAAYARKKIAEIDGYDIAFSAPTFNEFVVRGPKPAAELLGSIRQNGIIGGLALSKYYTGHENDFLVCVTETSKREQIDRFVALLS
- a CDS encoding aminotransferase class V-fold PLP-dependent enzyme, whose protein sequence is MSIITNFPDIDRRRFLRSAGKGLGLMALSSTAVASLFENIKAAGKAVDHLSPLEAAMNEDYWANIQQAFSVTRGIINLNNGGVSPSPRIVTEAFVRYTWQQEDATAYTMWQILEPQSETIRTGLAEMFGCDAEEIAITRNASESLEILLMGLDLRSGDEILTTTQDYPRMITTLRQRELREGLKLNLIKIPLAPKNVDDIASAFERAITPRTKLILVSHQINLTGQIVPVRKVCEMARSKGIETIVDGAHSFAQFDFKRDDLGCDYYGTSLHKWLYAPKGTGLLYVKKDKIAKVWALMASEDKNRSDIRKFEEIGTHSAAMRLAIGEAILFHNAIGGKRKEERLRYLSRYWMNRLKDVPGVGFNTSFDPTQYCAIANFKIDGVDPVKLGSYLMSKHKIFTTPIEHEEFSGIRITPNVYTTIWELDRFCSLVEEVAKTGLPKT
- a CDS encoding thioesterase family protein, with the translated sequence MGPRFEKLFEAGWRHVDPNGHVANMVYLEYAVDTRIAFFASQGFPPGDFGRLGFGPVIKSDFVEYFREVKMLDKISVTMENGGVSPDSSRFRVVNNFYMHDGTHAARVTSVGGWLGLKERKLVEPPEKLKDAWNQLVKTEDFEELRSSIKR
- the gcvPB gene encoding aminomethyl-transferring glycine dehydrogenase subunit GcvPB, encoding MSITKVTQHPTQNEGLIFERSQTGRVGYRLPKLDVESIELDSIIPAALRRNDGLEGVPEVSEVDVIRHFTRISTWNYSIDLGLYPLGSCTMKYNSRLNEKTARIPGFTNLHPLAPEEESQGALELIYRLQEDLAEITGLPGVSLQPAAGAQGEMTGVMLIRAFLDKRDGEASHDRRVILVPDSAHGTNPASAALAGFTVKTINSTAEGLTDMQHLRQLCDEGGVAGLMLTNPNTVGIFERNIKEICEVIHNAGGLVYMDGANMNALVGVARPGDMGVDVIHLNLHKTFSTPHGGGGPGCGPCCCTAELAEFLPVPRIEKTGDRYHLNYDLPNSIGRVKAFFGNFGMMVRALSYIYTHGAEGLREATEAAVLNARYLADKLKDTFHKPYDSDCMHEVIFSHKNQTASGVHTLDIAKRLIDYGFHPPTIYFPLVVEGAMLVEPTESVGRADMDAFIDAMKNIDRESREDPQLVINAPHSTRIGRLDEAAAARKPVLRWKPEGDASAKSA